GCGGAAGGCATGACGGACAAAGACCTGTTCGGCTCGCTCGCTTGCGGCCAGCTTACGAATCAGATCGATGGCGTCGGTGACTTTGCCGTCTAAGGTCGCGTCGCCGGAATCAATGATCTCGCCGGATGTGTCGACGGGGTTGTCCAGTTCCGTTTCCCGGTACAAGCCAGCGTGGTTGAACATTTCGAAGGGCAGCCCAAGCGGATCCATCTTCTTGTGACACGTCCAGCAATAATCTTCCCGAGTAACTCGCATACGCTCACGCAGCGTGTTTGTTGGCTCATCCGGCAACATGGCATCGACAGTAATTGGCACGTCTGGAATGCCTCCACCGAGTAACCGTTCGCGAATCCAGCGACCTCGACGAATGGCATGGTTGTCCATGGCATCGGAGTGTGAAACGAGCCAGCTGGGATGAGTGAGAATCCCCAGACGCTCGCCTTCGGGAACCGTCGCCAGAACACGTTCCGGCTTCATCGAACCTCGGCCAAAACTTCGGCGACTCACACGAGCATAGATTTCCGGCCCTGACAAGTCTGCCTGCTTGACGCCATGGTAGATAATCGGTTGTCTCGGCGTGCCTTTCGCGGCCCGTTCCATCGCCGCCAACGCCTTCTTCTTCGCCGCCAGAACCTTCTCCGTCTTCTTCTGATCCCTGGCGTTGAGGTCTTCTTTTAGCGTGGCCTCAAGTTCTGCAATTTCCTGTTCCGCCGCCTTTAGCACGGCAGCGGACTTCTTCGCGGCCTCGGCCTTCTCCTTCCTCTCAGCAGCGATCGATGCTGCCTTTTCTTTTCTTGAGCGTTGCGTGCCGAAGTAGACGTTGTCGGCTTTGGTGGCGACGACCTTGTCGGTTGTCAGCAGCTGGTTAAGGACATCCTTATCGTCCTTCAGAATGAGTTCGATCAGCCGATCGGTGCTTGCCGTCGCGCCGAACATTGCGTTGTAGTGAGCCTGTCCTCTGTTATTGACTCCCGTGGCCGCGAGGGCCCGGCCATCTTTGCAAATGTAGCCGCCAAGGTCGTAGTCGAAGTAGTCGCGAAAAAACCTCAGAATGCGTGGCTTGCGGATGCTTTCGTCCGCCAGCATCCGTTCGACTTCGCGCCGTACGTCGTCACGGGTACGCATTCGGCCTTCGACGATGGCGTGGCGCAACTTATCATCGGGCCGGATGTATCGCAACGCATGATTGACGGCCAAACCCAGTTCCCAATCCTGCAGCATGACTCGACCGTGTTGATCCGGTTGACCGGTTTCGACCAGTTCCGGTCGAAACAGCGCGTCGCGATCGAGGAAGATGGACGATAGTCCCAAAACCGCGCCGTCCTTCTTGCCGAGCTTTTCGATGGATTGCTGAGTGATCCCAACATACGTATCGGACTCAGATTTATTCGGCGGCCGGAATGTTAAAGCTTCGAACAAATAGTCCACCGCTGCACGCAGACGTTCGTCGGTGACGGCGTCTATTTTCATCAGGTCGTAAACCGGCGTCAGCGGACGAACAACTTTGGTGCTGTACACGATGCTGGTGGGCAGGCCACGAATATCGCCCTTCATTTTGTCTGCGATGGATTTCGGATCATCCGTGATCTGATACGGCTGAGCGATGCTGAGCGGGCCTTCCGCCATGTAGCGAATGATGTCGCCAGCAATGCCCATAATCTGAGTCGCTTCGGCGCTGTTGACGGAATAGAAGTCCGGGTAGTTCTCCAGCCCGTGATTGCGAGCTGAGGACAGCACGGCCGGGACACTCTTGACGGACGTCGCATAGGC
This DNA window, taken from Fuerstiella marisgermanici, encodes the following:
- a CDS encoding DUF1588 domain-containing protein, which translates into the protein MNRGRFALAVSLVLSVLSVATGQTYTPGQPVEKDFDGFAKSFLATHCIDCHSDTDPAGDLSLDDLGPIDEINAATWRSVWAQVSLKEMPPKDAEQPHVIERLQFSDWIVAELSRVMRDKGGFHDHLDPNKGNFVDHNLLFGQLPDGVKLKPTSSPARIWRVSPQEHITRLNELINTEPAFDPNKPGLRTHGDVVPTNHGGELKLYFGTDRIIQWKGGTVAYATSVKSVPAVLSSARNHGLENYPDFYSVNSAEATQIMGIAGDIIRYMAEGPLSIAQPYQITDDPKSIADKMKGDIRGLPTSIVYSTKVVRPLTPVYDLMKIDAVTDERLRAAVDYLFEALTFRPPNKSESDTYVGITQQSIEKLGKKDGAVLGLSSIFLDRDALFRPELVETGQPDQHGRVMLQDWELGLAVNHALRYIRPDDKLRHAIVEGRMRTRDDVRREVERMLADESIRKPRILRFFRDYFDYDLGGYICKDGRALAATGVNNRGQAHYNAMFGATASTDRLIELILKDDKDVLNQLLTTDKVVATKADNVYFGTQRSRKEKAASIAAERKEKAEAAKKSAAVLKAAEQEIAELEATLKEDLNARDQKKTEKVLAAKKKALAAMERAAKGTPRQPIIYHGVKQADLSGPEIYARVSRRSFGRGSMKPERVLATVPEGERLGILTHPSWLVSHSDAMDNHAIRRGRWIRERLLGGGIPDVPITVDAMLPDEPTNTLRERMRVTREDYCWTCHKKMDPLGLPFEMFNHAGLYRETELDNPVDTSGEIIDSGDATLDGKVTDAIDLIRKLAASERAEQVFVRHAFRFWMGRNETLNDAPVLQEAWKAYKDNGGSMNALLVSLLTSDAFLYRSRSESLPAEVNSN